Proteins from a genomic interval of Nostoc sp. TCL240-02:
- a CDS encoding non-ribosomal peptide synthetase, whose protein sequence is MTEIVINSPQSIDYSSALTEQELCKILFEWNNTKVDYPKHLCIHQLFEAQVEKTPNSIAVVFKEQQLTYQELNYQANQIAHYLQSLGVKPEMLVGICVERSLEMIIGMLGILKAGGAYIPLDPTYPKERLSFMLSDSQVQVVLTQEKFVEELAASGAKLICLDTGWESFRRENNENPSSGVAPENLAYVIYTSGSTGTPKGVLIQHQSVCNLIQAQVKLFDVQQNSRVLQFASFSFDASVWEIFVALCSGASLYIGTQDSLRPGTDLIQFLRKQSITQVTLPPTALAALPKEELPNLQTLIVAGEACNPKLIAEWSKGRRFFNAYGPTESTVCATIAEYTGDTQLTIGRAIANTQIYILDQDQQPVPIGTPGELYIGGDGLARGYLNRPELTKDKFIPHPFEDSAALASPRASAEGRRLYKTGDLARFLADGNIEFLGRVDHQVKIRGFRIELGEIEALLSQHSDVQQVVVIVREDIPGDKRLVAYIVPNQKLDVSVTTLKRFLQEKLPNYMVPAVFVILDSLPLTPNGKVDRQNLPASDRTRPDLEETFIAPRNSTEATLASIWADLLGLEQIGINDNFFNLGGHSLIAAQILSRIRESFQVELFFHHIFANPTIAGLAKLIEQHSKLKQQLQRPPIQPISRTGYLPASFAQERVYFIQEVAPESTAYQAQVTLRFTGKLDLAALEQCLSEIVRRHEIFRTTFPAVDGRLFQVIHPHQPIKLTVVDLQTFPESEQEAEIQRLFDAEVQKPFYLNQLPLVRWLLLKLSGQDHILIHIEHHMVHDGWSFNNVFLNEFLEIYQAFCLGTHSPLPELTLQFGDYAHWQREWVKSDEAQAQLAYWQQQLSGSPPLLELPYDHPRPAEQTYNGAQVRVELPISLCESLKVLSRQEGITLFMTTLAAFLVMLRRYTGQDDLCVGTAVANRRMRETENLIGMIVNNLVLRTDLSGNPTFRELQDRVRQVSLEAFANEDLPFDKVVEVLKPIRNLSYNPLFQVMFSFHDSPQPDLSLPGLNIRPNVALSNQSTKFDLDVVLIPHHGAEKGITMIWEYNTDLFDTATIQQMAQQYQTLLEGIVVNPEQRVSELPLLTQAHQQLLMEWNQTQREYAVKDCIHDLFAAQVELTPDAVAIQQEGQQLTYRELSDRANQLAHHLQSLGVKPETLVGICVERSLEMIVGLLGILKAGGAYVPLDPAYPQERLADILEDTQLGILLSQEKFHGKIPDYAGKTICLDTDWKIIAQHSTANPTSDVQLHNLAYIIYTSGSTGKPKGVMIEHRSLMNFVMTAMHEYGINASYRILQFASICFDTSIEEILPCLAIGATLVLRTEQMLHSSDEFWRCCREWQLTVLDLPTAYWHQLVAELTPEDSRIPESLRMVIIGGEEAQLEKVKHWHSSVAHLPNPPQLLNSYGPTEATVITTLDRLTPEASSVSIGRPISNAQVYVLDKYLQPVPIGVPGELHIGGAGLARGYWQRTELTAEKFIQNAKLDRLYKTGDLARFRADGNLEYLGRVDDQVKIRGFRVELGEIETVLRQHPQVLQALVIAREDIPGQKRLVAYVVPHHPQPTTDELRQFLKQKLPNYMIPAAFVLLETLPMTANRKVDYRALPAPDLSRSAEDSFVAPQTPTEERLAAIWSEILRLKQVGIHDNFFELGGDSILSIQVISRANQAGIQIAPKQLFQYQTIAELAAVAGMTRSIKAEQGLVTGKVGLTPIQHWFFEQNLPEPDYFNQSALLEVPPDLQPELLQQVVQQLLVHHDALRLRFVQEGENWQQFNYELRITNYELFSVINLSHLSPEEQQTAMQAADAELQASLNLSTDEMATPRAGIARVALFRLDNNQPGRLLFIIHHLAVDGVSWRILLEDLAKAYQQISRGQAIKLPPKTTSFQYWSDRLTEYAKSKAIKDELDYWLSESSLKVTTLPVDYLSGEEENTIASTASVSLSLTEEQTRALLQDVPSAYNTQINDVLLTALAQSFAQWTGERSLLVDLEGHGREDLFEDVDLSRTIGWFTTLFPVHLQLQEVDHPGEVLKSVKEQLRRIPNRGIGYGVLRYLQPDETIRAKLQALPQAQVSFNYLGQFDQVLTASAVLGLAKEMKAQQSLLNKRSHLLGVSGFIRAGKLEMTWAYSEKVHKRDTIEHLGFGFMEALRSLITHCQSPDAIGHTPSDFSAARLSQKQLDKFLAKIKKNN, encoded by the coding sequence ATGACAGAAATTGTAATTAACTCTCCTCAATCTATTGATTATTCTTCTGCTTTAACTGAGCAGGAGTTATGCAAAATATTATTTGAATGGAATAATACAAAGGTAGATTATCCCAAACATTTATGCATACATCAGTTATTTGAAGCACAAGTAGAAAAAACTCCCAACAGTATCGCTGTTGTCTTCAAAGAGCAACAATTAACTTATCAAGAGTTGAACTACCAAGCCAACCAAATAGCACATTATTTACAAAGTTTGGGTGTAAAACCAGAGATGCTGGTAGGGATTTGCGTAGAGCGATCGCTAGAAATGATTATAGGAATGTTGGGTATCCTCAAGGCGGGTGGAGCATACATTCCGCTAGATCCAACCTATCCCAAAGAGCGTCTATCGTTTATGCTCTCAGATTCGCAAGTCCAAGTGGTGTTAACCCAAGAAAAATTCGTTGAAGAATTGGCTGCAAGTGGGGCGAAGTTGATTTGTCTGGATACTGGTTGGGAATCTTTTCGGCGAGAGAACAACGAGAATCCTAGTAGTGGGGTTGCACCCGAAAATCTGGCTTATGTAATTTATACATCAGGGTCAACAGGAACACCCAAAGGTGTGCTGATTCAACATCAAAGCGTGTGTAATTTAATCCAGGCACAAGTCAAACTGTTTGATGTACAGCAAAACAGCCGTGTTCTCCAGTTTGCTTCTTTCAGCTTTGATGCTTCAGTTTGGGAAATTTTCGTGGCTCTGTGTTCAGGAGCTAGCCTTTACATTGGAACTCAAGATTCCTTGCGCCCAGGAACAGATTTAATTCAATTTTTGCGTAAGCAATCAATAACTCAGGTAACACTACCACCTACAGCACTAGCAGCGTTACCAAAAGAGGAATTGCCAAACTTGCAAACCCTGATCGTCGCCGGAGAAGCTTGTAATCCGAAGCTGATTGCTGAATGGTCAAAAGGGCGGCGCTTTTTTAATGCTTATGGGCCAACGGAATCAACAGTCTGTGCCACGATAGCAGAATATACTGGCGACACTCAACTGACCATTGGTCGAGCGATCGCTAACACTCAAATATATATTCTCGATCAAGATCAGCAACCAGTTCCCATTGGCACACCTGGCGAATTGTATATTGGTGGCGACGGCTTGGCACGAGGCTATCTGAACCGCCCAGAGTTAACCAAGGATAAATTTATCCCTCATCCGTTTGAGGATAGCGCAGCGTTAGCGAGTCCGCGAGCGTCGGCTGAAGGTAGAAGGCTTTACAAAACTGGTGACTTAGCCCGCTTTTTAGCAGATGGCAACATTGAATTTTTGGGGCGAGTCGATCATCAGGTGAAGATTCGCGGCTTCCGTATTGAACTGGGAGAAATTGAGGCGCTTTTAAGCCAACATTCGGATGTACAGCAGGTAGTGGTAATCGTCCGTGAAGACATCCCTGGTGATAAACGGCTGGTTGCCTATATTGTCCCTAATCAAAAACTTGATGTGAGCGTTACTACCCTCAAACGCTTTCTTCAAGAAAAACTGCCTAACTATATGGTGCCAGCAGTCTTTGTGATTCTCGACTCCTTGCCCCTTACTCCCAATGGTAAAGTTGATCGTCAAAATCTCCCAGCTAGCGATCGCACACGCCCCGATCTCGAAGAAACCTTTATCGCACCTCGTAACTCCACTGAAGCAACACTCGCAAGCATTTGGGCTGATTTACTGGGACTTGAGCAGATAGGAATCAATGACAATTTTTTCAATTTGGGCGGTCATTCTTTAATAGCAGCTCAGATTCTTTCCCGCATCCGCGAGAGTTTCCAAGTCGAGTTATTCTTTCACCACATTTTTGCCAATCCGACCATAGCGGGTCTAGCGAAGCTGATTGAACAGCACAGCAAACTCAAGCAACAGTTACAACGTCCACCCATACAACCAATTTCACGCACAGGATACTTGCCTGCTTCCTTTGCTCAAGAGCGAGTATATTTCATCCAAGAAGTAGCTCCTGAAAGTACTGCCTATCAAGCTCAGGTAACTCTGCGATTTACCGGAAAACTAGATTTGGCAGCATTAGAGCAGTGCTTGAGTGAGATTGTCCGACGACATGAAATCTTCCGCACGACTTTTCCGGCAGTAGATGGACGGTTATTTCAGGTAATCCATCCACACCAACCAATTAAGTTAACAGTCGTAGACCTCCAGACATTTCCTGAGTCTGAGCAAGAAGCAGAAATTCAACGCCTATTTGACGCAGAGGTGCAAAAGCCTTTCTACTTAAATCAACTGCCTTTAGTCAGGTGGTTATTGTTGAAGTTGAGCGGCCAAGACCATATTTTGATCCATATCGAACATCACATGGTTCATGATGGCTGGTCTTTCAACAACGTTTTTTTGAATGAGTTTCTGGAAATTTATCAAGCCTTTTGTTTGGGTACTCATTCCCCATTACCGGAATTAACCCTCCAGTTTGGAGACTATGCCCATTGGCAGCGAGAGTGGGTGAAAAGCGATGAAGCCCAAGCCCAATTAGCTTATTGGCAGCAACAGTTATCTGGCAGTCCGCCCCTGTTGGAATTACCTTATGACCACCCACGACCAGCAGAACAAACCTACAACGGCGCTCAAGTCAGGGTAGAGTTGCCCATTAGCTTGTGCGAATCCTTGAAAGTTCTCAGTCGTCAAGAGGGAATCACCTTATTTATGACGACGCTGGCAGCTTTTTTAGTCATGTTGCGCCGCTACACCGGACAGGACGATCTCTGTGTGGGGACAGCTGTTGCAAATCGGCGGATGCGCGAGACAGAAAATTTAATTGGCATGATCGTCAATAATTTAGTTTTACGCACCGATTTATCTGGAAATCCCACGTTTCGGGAGTTACAAGATCGAGTCCGTCAAGTCAGTCTGGAAGCCTTTGCTAACGAAGATTTACCCTTCGATAAGGTCGTGGAGGTTCTGAAACCAATACGCAACCTGAGTTATAATCCTCTATTTCAAGTGATGTTCAGCTTCCATGATTCTCCCCAGCCAGATTTGAGTCTTCCTGGCTTGAACATCAGACCAAATGTAGCCCTCAGCAACCAATCGACAAAGTTTGATCTTGATGTAGTTCTGATTCCGCATCATGGCGCAGAGAAGGGAATTACTATGATTTGGGAATACAACACCGACTTATTCGACACTGCCACAATCCAGCAGATGGCACAGCAGTATCAAACTTTGCTAGAGGGAATTGTAGTCAACCCAGAACAGCGAGTTTCCGAATTACCACTGTTAACGCAGGCTCATCAGCAGTTACTCATGGAGTGGAATCAGACTCAAAGAGAGTATGCCGTTAAAGATTGTATTCACGACTTATTTGCGGCTCAGGTAGAGTTAACGCCCGATGCTGTAGCTATTCAGCAAGAAGGTCAACAGTTAACTTACCGCGAATTGAGCGATCGCGCCAATCAACTAGCCCACCATCTGCAAAGTTTGGGAGTCAAACCAGAAACCCTGGTCGGTATCTGCGTTGAGCGTTCCTTGGAGATGATTGTTGGCTTACTCGGCATTCTCAAAGCGGGGGGTGCTTATGTTCCCCTCGATCCAGCTTATCCCCAAGAGCGACTGGCTGATATTCTCGAAGATACGCAACTGGGCATTCTGCTCAGTCAAGAAAAATTCCACGGCAAAATACCAGATTATGCCGGAAAAACGATCTGTTTAGATACAGATTGGAAAATAATTGCTCAACACAGTACAGCCAATCCTACTAGTGACGTTCAACTCCATAATCTCGCGTATATTATTTACACCTCTGGTTCCACAGGTAAACCCAAGGGGGTGATGATTGAACATCGGTCATTGATGAATTTTGTCATGACCGCAATGCATGAATATGGAATTAATGCAAGCTATCGCATTCTACAATTTGCATCAATCTGTTTTGATACATCTATCGAAGAAATATTACCTTGTCTTGCGATCGGTGCAACATTGGTACTGCGAACTGAGCAGATGTTGCACTCCAGCGATGAATTTTGGAGGTGTTGCCGAGAATGGCAGTTAACTGTTTTGGATCTTCCCACAGCTTATTGGCATCAGTTGGTAGCGGAACTTACCCCTGAAGACTCCCGAATTCCCGAAAGTCTCAGAATGGTGATTATTGGTGGAGAAGAAGCTCAACTAGAAAAAGTGAAGCACTGGCACAGTAGTGTTGCTCACCTCCCCAATCCACCCCAATTACTTAATAGTTACGGGCCAACGGAAGCAACGGTTATCACCACCTTAGATCGCTTAACCCCAGAAGCCTCCTCTGTTAGCATTGGACGACCAATTAGCAATGCTCAGGTTTATGTCCTGGATAAATATCTGCAACCTGTCCCTATAGGAGTTCCCGGAGAACTGCATATTGGCGGAGCCGGATTAGCTAGAGGCTATTGGCAACGGACTGAACTTACCGCAGAGAAATTTATCCAAAATGCAAAATTGGATCGCCTCTACAAAACAGGGGATTTAGCACGATTTCGTGCAGATGGCAATCTAGAATATCTTGGTCGAGTTGACGATCAGGTTAAAATTCGCGGCTTCCGCGTCGAGTTGGGAGAGATTGAGACAGTGTTACGTCAACACCCACAAGTGTTGCAAGCTCTGGTGATTGCTCGTGAAGACATCCCCGGACAAAAGCGACTCGTGGCTTATGTTGTTCCGCACCATCCGCAACCAACCACCGATGAATTGCGCCAGTTCCTCAAACAGAAACTACCGAACTACATGATTCCGGCGGCGTTTGTGCTACTGGAAACGCTACCGATGACAGCTAACCGGAAGGTAGATTATCGCGCCCTCCCAGCCCCCGACCTTTCTCGGAGTGCAGAAGATAGCTTTGTTGCACCCCAAACCCCTACAGAAGAGAGATTAGCAGCAATTTGGTCAGAAATCTTAAGACTAAAACAAGTCGGCATCCACGATAACTTCTTTGAACTGGGTGGAGATTCCATTCTCAGCATTCAAGTAATTTCCCGTGCCAATCAGGCGGGTATCCAAATTGCCCCTAAACAACTATTTCAGTACCAAACCATTGCTGAGTTAGCTGCCGTGGCAGGCATGACTCGCTCTATCAAAGCCGAACAAGGATTAGTAACTGGCAAGGTGGGGCTAACACCTATCCAACACTGGTTTTTCGAGCAGAACTTGCCCGAACCTGATTACTTTAACCAGTCAGCACTACTGGAAGTGCCACCAGATTTGCAACCAGAGCTATTGCAGCAAGTTGTACAACAATTGTTGGTGCATCACGATGCTTTGCGTCTGCGATTTGTGCAGGAAGGCGAAAACTGGCAGCAGTTTAATTACGAATTACGAATTACGAATTACGAATTATTTAGCGTCATCAATTTGTCGCACCTGTCGCCAGAAGAACAACAAACAGCAATGCAAGCGGCTGATGCGGAACTCCAAGCTAGTTTGAATCTATCTACTGACGAGATGGCTACGCCCAGAGCAGGCATCGCACGAGTAGCATTATTTAGGTTGGACAACAATCAACCTGGACGTTTACTATTCATCATCCATCACTTAGCAGTAGATGGTGTTTCGTGGCGAATTTTACTTGAAGACTTGGCTAAGGCTTACCAACAAATCAGCCGTGGCCAAGCTATTAAATTACCACCTAAGACTACTTCCTTTCAATATTGGAGCGATCGCTTAACAGAATATGCAAAATCAAAGGCGATTAAAGATGAACTAGATTACTGGCTAAGTGAGTCTAGTTTGAAAGTTACCACCTTGCCAGTAGATTATCTTTCAGGTGAAGAGGAAAACACTATAGCTTCAACCGCTTCTGTGTCACTTTCTTTAACTGAAGAACAAACCCGCGCCCTCTTACAGGATGTCCCCTCTGCCTACAACACTCAAATTAATGATGTGCTGTTGACTGCCCTAGCCCAAAGCTTTGCCCAATGGACGGGTGAACGTTCTCTGCTTGTTGATCTAGAGGGACATGGACGAGAAGACTTGTTTGAGGATGTGGATTTGTCGAGGACTATAGGCTGGTTTACTACCTTATTCCCCGTTCATTTGCAGCTACAAGAAGTTGACCATCCAGGAGAGGTTTTAAAGTCAGTTAAAGAACAATTGCGACGCATTCCCAACCGAGGCATAGGCTATGGTGTATTGCGATATTTGCAGCCGGATGAAACAATACGCGCGAAACTACAAGCACTACCCCAAGCACAGGTAAGTTTTAACTACCTTGGTCAGTTCGATCAGGTGCTTACGGCATCTGCGGTATTGGGTTTGGCTAAAGAAATGAAAGCCCAACAGAGTTTACTTAACAAGCGCAGCCACCTTTTAGGAGTAAGCGGATTTATTCGTGCTGGAAAACTGGAAATGACTTGGGCTTACAGCGAGAAAGTTCATAAACGAGACACCATCGAGCATTTGGGTTTTGGATTTATGGAGGCATTGCGATCGCTCATTACCCACTGTCAATCTCCTGATGCGATCGGTCATACACCTTCCGACTTCTCAGCAGCCAGACTCAGCCAAAAACAGCTTGACAAATTCCTCGCCAAAATCAAAAAAAATAATTAG
- a CDS encoding non-ribosomal peptide synthetase — protein MNNIEDLYELSPMQQGMLFHTLYAPESEVYFEQLLCILSGELNFLTFQQAWRQVVARNPVLRSSFYWEEIEKPLQMVSKQVDLSWEELDWRNLTPDEQQQHLENFLKCDRQKGFDLAQVPLMRFTVIQLEDYIYQFIWSHHHILFDGWSMQIILKEVLAFYEAHQRGEHLRLMPSRPYREYINWLQQQDIAQAKNFWQQTLQGFETPTSLIGNREQEQGIYNEQTFQLSQTVTEKLQYVARQHHLTLNNLVQGAWALLISRYSGESDVVFGATVSGRPPTLAGVDSMVGLLINTLPIRVKITPKAELLPWLKQLQSQAFEQEQYAYYSLAEIQRLSDIPPGMPLFESLLVFENYPLDSAEQDTKKTLEISHIRCFERTNYPLTVVVNPQSKLSGRIVYDASRFEQETIGRMIGHFQTLLSGMATNLQQDISQLSLLSAAEEEEIILQENNKNIDSIRYECIHSLFEEQVEKTPEAVALVYEKQHLTYRELNNHANQLAHYLQSLGVKPEVRVGICVERSLEMVVGILAILKADGAYVPLDPAYPSERLAFMLEDVQTPILLTQTNLQNRLPLNNQTVVNIDADWEKISQYQEDNLPIEVNPENLAYIIYTSGSTGTPKGTEVNHRSIIGFMFGVDYIHLDAEQTWLQHSSISWDALTLELWTPLLYGGRCVLYPEKIPTPEGLSLIIQEQRVNTLFLTTALFNLMIDTMPQGLSGIKQLLFGGESVSVSHVHRALELLPETQLIHGYGPSECTVFTCCYPIPKQLAENVNSIPIGKPIGDRIFYILDENLHRVPIGVPGELYVGGASVARGYLNQPTLTREKFIPNPFIEGDTLYKTGDLVRRLPDGNLEFIGRIDTQVKIRGFRIELAEIEATLIQHPEIKQVVVIAQKDEPGKKFLVAYIVVAKDSSPSSLRNFLKKKLPDYMIPAAFVFLEALPLTLNGKVNRRALPDPDIDQRNLEVDFVLPRTPIEQELATIWIEVMKLKQVGIHDNFFELGGHSLLATQVISRLREVFSLDFLLRYLFENPTIAELAQKVSEQQIEQAENDALAQILKEVDQLSDQEVTQELLL, from the coding sequence ATGAACAACATCGAAGACCTTTATGAACTTTCACCCATGCAGCAGGGGATGCTGTTTCATACTCTTTATGCGCCAGAATCGGAAGTTTATTTTGAGCAGTTGCTTTGCATCCTCTCTGGAGAATTAAATTTTCTTACCTTCCAGCAAGCTTGGCGGCAAGTTGTGGCGCGGAATCCAGTTTTACGGAGTTCCTTTTATTGGGAAGAGATAGAAAAGCCCTTGCAAATGGTGAGTAAGCAAGTGGATCTTTCGTGGGAAGAACTGGACTGGCGGAATTTAACGCCCGATGAACAACAACAGCATTTAGAAAACTTTTTGAAATGCGATCGCCAAAAAGGATTTGATCTAGCTCAAGTTCCCCTGATGCGTTTCACTGTCATTCAGCTAGAGGACTATATTTACCAATTTATTTGGAGCCATCATCATATTCTCTTTGATGGCTGGTCAATGCAGATTATCCTCAAAGAAGTCTTAGCTTTCTATGAAGCACATCAGCGAGGCGAACATTTACGCCTGATGCCCTCTCGCCCATATCGAGAATATATTAATTGGTTACAGCAACAGGATATTGCTCAAGCAAAGAACTTCTGGCAACAAACCCTCCAGGGGTTTGAAACTCCTACCTCTTTAATAGGGAATAGGGAACAAGAACAAGGAATATACAATGAGCAAACTTTTCAATTATCCCAAACGGTAACTGAAAAACTGCAATATGTGGCGCGGCAGCATCATTTAACTCTGAATAATTTAGTGCAGGGAGCATGGGCGTTACTAATTTCCCGCTACAGTGGGGAAAGTGATGTGGTCTTTGGTGCAACTGTATCCGGTCGTCCACCAACGCTTGCGGGGGTAGATTCGATGGTGGGGCTATTAATCAACACCCTCCCCATACGGGTAAAAATTACACCAAAAGCAGAATTATTACCCTGGCTCAAGCAATTACAAAGTCAAGCATTTGAACAGGAACAGTATGCTTATTATTCACTGGCAGAAATTCAGCGTTTGAGTGATATTCCCCCAGGAATGCCTCTGTTCGAGAGCCTTTTAGTATTTGAAAATTATCCGCTAGATTCTGCTGAACAGGATACAAAAAAAACTTTAGAAATTAGTCATATTCGTTGTTTTGAACGCACTAATTACCCGCTAACGGTTGTAGTTAATCCTCAATCAAAATTGTCTGGGAGGATTGTCTATGATGCCAGCCGTTTTGAGCAAGAAACAATTGGGCGGATGATTGGGCATTTCCAAACACTGCTATCAGGAATGGCAACCAATCTACAACAAGATATTTCCCAATTGTCTCTGCTCAGTGCAGCCGAAGAAGAAGAAATAATTCTACAAGAGAATAATAAAAATATAGATTCTATTCGTTACGAATGTATTCATAGTTTATTTGAAGAACAGGTAGAAAAAACGCCGGAGGCAGTAGCACTTGTATATGAAAAGCAACATTTAACTTATCGGGAGTTGAATAACCACGCCAATCAATTAGCTCATTATTTACAATCGCTTGGAGTTAAACCCGAAGTAAGGGTGGGAATTTGTGTAGAGCGATCGCTAGAAATGGTAGTAGGAATTCTTGCTATCCTCAAAGCGGATGGGGCTTACGTTCCACTAGATCCCGCTTATCCTTCCGAAAGACTGGCGTTCATGCTAGAAGATGTACAAACGCCCATCTTGCTAACACAAACTAATTTACAAAATAGACTTCCACTCAATAATCAAACTGTGGTGAATATTGATGCAGATTGGGAAAAAATTTCCCAATATCAAGAAGATAATTTACCTATTGAAGTTAATCCAGAAAATTTAGCTTATATCATTTATACTTCTGGATCAACAGGAACACCAAAAGGCACAGAAGTCAATCATCGTAGCATCATTGGTTTTATGTTTGGGGTTGATTACATTCACCTTGATGCAGAACAAACTTGGCTACAGCATTCATCGATTTCTTGGGATGCACTCACCCTAGAACTTTGGACACCTTTGCTTTATGGCGGGCGTTGTGTGCTTTATCCAGAAAAAATTCCCACACCTGAAGGCTTAAGCCTGATTATTCAAGAACAAAGAGTTAATACCCTATTTCTGACTACAGCATTATTCAATCTCATGATTGATACAATGCCGCAAGGATTGTCAGGCATAAAACAACTACTGTTTGGGGGAGAATCTGTTTCTGTATCTCATGTTCATCGCGCTTTAGAATTATTGCCGGAAACGCAATTAATTCATGGTTATGGCCCTTCGGAATGCACAGTTTTTACTTGTTGTTACCCGATTCCTAAACAACTTGCTGAAAATGTGAATTCAATTCCCATTGGAAAACCCATTGGCGATCGCATATTTTACATACTAGATGAAAATTTACACCGAGTTCCAATTGGTGTTCCTGGTGAACTCTATGTGGGTGGTGCGAGTGTTGCTAGAGGTTACTTAAATCAACCAACATTAACTCGTGAAAAATTTATTCCTAATCCTTTTATTGAAGGAGATACCCTTTACAAAACTGGAGATTTAGTGCGCCGACTTCCTGATGGAAATTTGGAATTTATTGGTCGGATTGATACACAAGTAAAAATTCGCGGTTTTCGGATTGAATTAGCAGAAATTGAAGCGACTTTAATTCAACATCCTGAGATAAAACAAGTTGTAGTTATTGCACAGAAAGATGAACCAGGGAAGAAATTCCTAGTGGCTTATATTGTTGTTGCAAAGGATAGTTCACCAAGCAGCTTACGAAATTTCCTGAAGAAAAAGCTACCAGATTACATGATTCCTGCTGCTTTCGTATTTCTGGAAGCTTTGCCCTTAACTCTTAATGGTAAAGTTAATCGTCGTGCTTTGCCTGATCCTGATATTGATCAAAGAAATCTAGAGGTTGATTTTGTTCTTCCTCGCACACCAATTGAACAAGAATTAGCTACGATTTGGATTGAAGTTATGAAATTAAAACAGGTAGGAATTCACGATAATTTTTTTGAGTTAGGAGGACATTCTTTATTGGCAACTCAAGTTATTTCTCGCTTAAGAGAGGTGTTTTCTCTAGATTTTCTTTTGCGTTATTTGTTTGAAAACCCAACTATTGCTGAACTCGCACAAAAAGTCAGCGAACAACAGATTGAACAAGCAGAAAATGATGCCCTAGCACAGATTCTAAAGGAAGTTGATCAGTTGTCAGACCAAGAAGTGACGCAAGAATTACTTTTGTAA